In one window of Mercurialis annua linkage group LG4, ddMerAnnu1.2, whole genome shotgun sequence DNA:
- the LOC126678977 gene encoding uncharacterized protein LOC126678977 — protein MMIRCIERLEGLDFIMDFNLQTDMILQSLPDSYGNFITNYYMNRIECTLAELSSMLITAQKNNAKGKEVSLVVASSSKTKKKKTKKNVLKAQKAIAKRKRTSENKGKCFFCEGEGHWKRNCPKYKEFKGKNKKNENPGEGSSK, from the exons atgatgattcgatgtatcgaacgtctagagggtctagatttcatcatggacttcaatctccaaacggatatgatccttcaatcccttccggattcgtatggtaatttcatcacgaattactatatgaatcggatagaatgtacacttgcagAGTTATCAAGCATGTTGATAACCGCTCAAAAGAACAATGctaagggaaaggaagtttctcttgtggttgcttcttctagtaagactaagaagaagaaaactaagaagaatgttttgaaggcccaaaaggccattgcaaaaagGAAGCGCACCTCAGAGAACAAAGGAAAATGTTTCTTTTGCGagggcgagggacattggaaacgaaattgccccaagtataaggaatttaagggcaagaacaagaagaatgaaaatcccggtgagg gatctagcaaatga